One Candidatus Ornithobacterium hominis genomic region harbors:
- a CDS encoding PadR family transcriptional regulator has translation MKNDKKLNELLLSWENTYKKGQLTLWIFMALQESKKYVDEIKNFIEKKSDGTISCEEQSLYRALRKYEHIDVLTYDLKEGNKGPDRKYYYLTNLGQELFNQFVDRNIKLFYSTEIKNILKLNEQ, from the coding sequence GAATTATTGCTTTCTTGGGAAAACACATATAAAAAAGGTCAATTGACACTTTGGATTTTTATGGCTCTTCAAGAAAGCAAAAAGTATGTTGATGAAATTAAAAACTTCATTGAAAAGAAATCGGACGGAACAATTAGTTGCGAAGAGCAAAGTCTATACAGAGCATTGAGAAAATACGAGCATATCGATGTTTTGACTTACGACTTGAAAGAAGGAAATAAAGGTCCTGACAGAAAGTACTATTATTTGACAAATCTCGGCCAAGAACTTTTCAATCAATTTGTCGATAGAAATATTAAACTATTCTACTCAACCGAAATTAAAAACATTTTAAAATTAAACGAACAATGA
- a CDS encoding IS982 family transposase has protein sequence MSDLEASYNFILNKLIEISGTENFYFKPVKPKLSDIELISLIILAEFKSIDSEYQLFREIKGWAIESKIERSVCNRRKRKLFPFFEEIRCKMVKKFNDFENYFLVDSMPLEVCKLSRSSRSKICKENSFSMPNKGFCASQNLHFYGYKLHAICSIAGVFQSFDLSPASVHDIHYLKDIKLQISDCVLLGDRGYLSQTVQLDLFNEVKIQLETPKRKKQKDYKPQFYPFRKCRKRIETLFSQLCDQFMIRRNYAKSFEGFKTRILAKIISLTTIQYLNKFVFHSNINNLKINLIR, from the coding sequence ATGAGCGACCTAGAGGCAAGTTACAATTTTATTTTGAATAAACTAATAGAAATTTCAGGAACTGAAAATTTCTATTTTAAACCAGTGAAACCAAAATTATCTGATATAGAGTTGATAAGCTTAATTATTTTAGCAGAATTTAAATCTATCGACTCTGAGTACCAGCTTTTTAGAGAGATAAAAGGTTGGGCTATTGAATCTAAAATTGAAAGGAGTGTTTGCAACAGAAGAAAACGAAAACTCTTCCCTTTTTTTGAAGAAATTAGGTGCAAAATGGTGAAAAAGTTCAATGATTTTGAAAACTATTTTTTGGTGGACAGCATGCCTTTAGAAGTGTGTAAATTATCCCGCTCTTCCAGAAGCAAAATCTGTAAAGAAAATAGCTTTTCAATGCCAAATAAAGGTTTTTGTGCTTCTCAAAATCTACACTTTTATGGTTACAAGCTACATGCGATCTGTTCTATTGCTGGTGTGTTCCAAAGTTTTGACTTATCTCCCGCCTCCGTTCACGACATTCATTATTTGAAAGACATAAAACTTCAAATTTCTGATTGCGTGTTACTTGGAGACAGAGGCTATCTTTCTCAAACGGTTCAGCTTGACTTGTTCAATGAGGTAAAAATCCAGTTAGAAACCCCTAAAAGAAAAAAACAAAAAGATTACAAACCTCAGTTCTATCCATTCAGAAAGTGTAGAAAACGTATAGAAACTTTATTCTCGCAGTTGTGTGACCAATTTATGATACGGCGTAATTATGCCAAATCTTTTGAAGGATTCAAAACAAGAATATTGGCAAAAATTATCTCCTTGACTACTATTCAATATCTCAATAAATTTGTCTTTCATAGTAACATTAACAATTTAAAAATTAACCTCATTCGATAA
- a CDS encoding AAA domain-containing protein: MTHKDILHFWRNIEIFDLPDLDTKKMIPLDSLDRFPWEINHTSKPDKKRVYTLFFGKVKKKYVIDQIEKLLPTNEEILWEEKANGFTCFSSIVLDENGRPDSKSYTLASYVLGIDILQKKKDISLVHKYLQDDTFNDYLERFNIFKETDEENPKGDVVNWEYIEKEINYLNELTSWNQAGIKVYFIQKEIHKKAQVEPQFLNSFLLDDLNRLIDGNIPLSPTVEKYLTLQPKQKRYDLIKQKEYLFNTINPKQLTEGRWPSTPKYGLCTAQLGAINTIFKELEHTEGIQGVNGPPGTGKTTLLLDVIAQIVVDRAKAVLNLGIDNIFGEYEKISDYVHTYKLHHTLQKNYGIVVASNNNSAVENISKELPQAKKINKYERKNKKGEKIPPAFPKADYFGKYAKKELTGEENWGILAAALGNSTNKNKFNNLFWKSNEDNFYDYLAKEQNLQEQHKKNFEIVKKEFNALLDEFKVFKNLAIDFHDKFNKYQQNISSEKQLRQSKLEIEKNKNNLDVELQQLRNRKKEVEDEKDALKASLETINTRRPIFFFIQKLFNTQAFKKWNDEISQILNDFNHVLSELKQLNSQVNKSESEKNNLSNQIQNIDLQLNEIEKFKSEYDNLKKQLIDDYEIKKENIFDKSFYDKDLKDIHLLSPYHSEKVAKLRSDIFLKALDVHKFVILSNAKQFKNNLNAFFEMILGKVKISEELAGTLWDTFFFCIPVISTSLASAGRLFPNINQNQIGWLLIDEAGQATPQSAVGLIQRSKRCVIVGDPLQVEPVVTIPKSLVNNLKFHHQVESVWSPYNTSVQQLADRISKYGTLMGNEENSIWTGFPLRTHRRCFNPMFDIANKIAYDDQMVKGTNDENEHDYIGTSCWFNISGSGVGDSQVIREEINLLKEKINELINNKYTGEIYVISPFKLVGHECKKVLKSYDNVQCGTIHTFQGKEADVVFIVLGSQPEKEGTRRWASLKPNMLNVALTRAKKRCYVIGNINLWQQQPYFDVMSKELRVEDYSL; encoded by the coding sequence ATGACACATAAAGATATATTACATTTTTGGAGAAATATAGAAATATTTGATTTACCTGACTTAGACACTAAAAAAATGATTCCTTTAGATAGTTTGGATAGGTTTCCATGGGAAATTAATCATACTTCTAAACCAGATAAGAAAAGAGTTTATACTTTATTCTTTGGGAAAGTTAAGAAAAAGTATGTAATAGATCAAATTGAGAAACTTTTACCTACTAATGAAGAAATTCTATGGGAAGAAAAAGCGAATGGTTTTACATGCTTTTCTTCTATTGTATTAGATGAAAATGGACGACCAGACTCAAAAAGTTATACTTTAGCCAGTTATGTTTTAGGAATCGATATTTTACAAAAGAAAAAAGACATATCATTGGTCCATAAATATCTACAAGATGACACTTTTAATGACTACTTGGAAAGATTTAATATATTTAAAGAAACTGATGAAGAAAATCCTAAGGGAGATGTTGTTAACTGGGAGTATATAGAGAAGGAAATTAATTATCTTAACGAATTAACTAGTTGGAATCAAGCAGGCATTAAAGTATATTTCATTCAGAAGGAAATTCATAAAAAAGCCCAAGTGGAGCCTCAATTTCTGAATAGCTTTCTCTTAGATGACCTAAACCGATTGATAGATGGAAATATTCCTTTATCACCGACAGTTGAAAAATATCTAACTTTGCAACCTAAACAAAAAAGATATGATTTAATAAAACAAAAAGAATATCTTTTCAACACTATAAATCCAAAACAATTAACTGAAGGAAGATGGCCATCAACTCCTAAATATGGATTATGCACAGCACAATTAGGAGCCATAAACACAATTTTTAAGGAATTAGAACATACTGAAGGAATTCAAGGGGTAAATGGTCCTCCAGGTACTGGTAAAACAACATTGTTGTTAGATGTTATTGCCCAGATTGTTGTGGATAGGGCAAAAGCCGTTCTTAATTTGGGTATTGATAATATTTTTGGAGAATATGAAAAAATTTCAGATTATGTACACACTTATAAATTACATCATACGTTACAGAAAAATTATGGTATTGTAGTAGCAAGTAATAATAATTCTGCAGTTGAAAATATAAGTAAGGAACTTCCTCAGGCAAAAAAGATTAATAAATATGAAAGAAAAAATAAGAAAGGAGAAAAAATACCTCCCGCTTTTCCTAAGGCTGATTATTTTGGTAAATATGCGAAAAAAGAGCTAACAGGCGAGGAAAATTGGGGGATTTTAGCGGCTGCGTTGGGTAATTCAACTAATAAAAATAAATTTAATAATCTTTTTTGGAAATCAAATGAAGATAATTTCTATGATTATTTAGCGAAAGAACAAAATCTTCAGGAACAACATAAAAAGAATTTCGAAATAGTTAAAAAAGAATTTAATGCTTTATTAGATGAGTTTAAAGTATTTAAAAATCTGGCAATTGATTTTCATGATAAATTTAATAAATATCAACAAAACATTTCTTCAGAAAAACAATTAAGGCAATCAAAACTAGAAATAGAAAAAAATAAAAATAACTTAGATGTAGAACTTCAGCAACTAAGAAATAGAAAAAAAGAGGTCGAAGATGAAAAAGATGCTTTAAAAGCCTCTCTAGAGACCATAAATACTAGAAGACCTATTTTCTTTTTTATTCAAAAATTATTTAATACGCAGGCTTTCAAAAAATGGAATGATGAGATAAGTCAAATTTTGAATGATTTTAATCATGTTTTGTCCGAATTAAAGCAATTAAATAGTCAGGTTAATAAATCTGAGAGTGAGAAAAATAATTTATCTAATCAGATACAAAATATTGATCTCCAATTAAATGAGATTGAGAAATTTAAATCAGAATATGATAATCTAAAAAAACAACTTATTGACGATTATGAGATAAAAAAGGAAAATATATTTGACAAGAGTTTTTATGATAAAGACCTAAAAGACATTCATTTATTATCACCTTATCATTCTGAAAAAGTAGCCAAACTTCGCAGTGATATTTTTTTAAAAGCACTTGATGTTCATAAATTTGTAATTCTTTCTAATGCTAAACAATTTAAGAACAATTTGAATGCTTTTTTTGAAATGATATTAGGAAAAGTTAAGATATCAGAGGAATTGGCAGGTACCTTATGGGATACATTTTTCTTCTGTATTCCAGTAATATCTACATCATTAGCATCAGCAGGTAGATTATTCCCAAATATTAATCAAAATCAAATAGGCTGGTTACTTATCGATGAAGCTGGACAAGCAACACCCCAATCAGCCGTTGGATTAATTCAACGTTCAAAACGTTGCGTAATCGTGGGCGATCCATTACAGGTGGAACCTGTAGTTACAATACCTAAATCGTTAGTCAATAATCTTAAGTTTCATCATCAAGTAGAGAGTGTTTGGTCTCCATACAATACATCCGTTCAACAATTGGCAGATAGAATTTCAAAATATGGAACTTTGATGGGGAATGAAGAAAACAGTATCTGGACAGGATTTCCTTTAAGAACACATAGAAGATGTTTTAATCCAATGTTTGATATTGCTAATAAAATAGCATACGACGATCAAATGGTTAAAGGAACAAATGATGAAAATGAGCATGATTATATCGGAACTTCTTGTTGGTTCAATATTAGTGGTAGTGGAGTTGGTGATAGTCAAGTAATAAGGGAGGAAATTAATTTGCTTAAAGAAAAAATTAATGAGCTAATTAATAATAAATATACAGGTGAAATTTATGTAATATCTCCCTTTAAATTGGTGGGCCACGAATGTAAGAAAGTGTTGAAATCATATGACAATGTTCAATGCGGTACTATTCATACTTTTCAAGGTAAAGAAGCGGATGTTGTATTTATCGTACTAGGAAGTCAACCTGAAAAAGAAGGTACTAGAAGATGGGCATCATTAAAGCCTAATATGCTTAATGTTGCTTTAACCAGAGCAAAAAAACGATGTTATGTCATAGGCAATATTAACTTATGGCAACAACAGCCTTATTTTGATGTAATGAGCAAAGAATTAAGAGTAGAAGATTATTCTTTATAA
- a CDS encoding DUF3408 domain-containing protein, whose protein sequence is MRKRRNPINESELMELMAGKKEEASVVKDSVRTSEPITEDIVLDKAPQESEPENIPESEQKPTKIKKTDIETYESLFFSSGETSARNGKSVYIRPEFHRRIVQIVQIIGEDKISIYNYLDNLLEDHFNRYEKEIKKAFKDKYKPIF, encoded by the coding sequence ATGAGAAAGAGAAGAAACCCCATCAATGAAAGCGAGTTAATGGAGCTAATGGCAGGAAAAAAAGAGGAGGCGTCAGTTGTTAAAGATTCGGTTAGAACATCGGAGCCAATCACTGAAGATATTGTTTTAGATAAAGCTCCCCAAGAATCTGAACCTGAAAATATACCCGAATCCGAACAAAAACCAACAAAGATTAAGAAGACTGATATAGAAACCTATGAAAGTTTATTTTTCAGTTCTGGAGAAACTTCAGCAAGAAATGGAAAGTCAGTATATATCCGTCCTGAATTTCATCGTAGGATTGTACAAATTGTACAGATAATTGGAGAAGACAAAATCTCCATTTACAATTATCTCGATAATCTGTTAGAAGACCATTTTAATCGCTATGAAAAAGAAATTAAAAAAGCGTTTAAAGATAAATACAAACCAATATTTTAA
- a CDS encoding fibronectin type III domain-containing protein, producing the protein MQKRYHYIKQVGNYARIPKKIIPIIFSFLLAFQPFVLKAQQYPVKMVPVLLPPYSLKLSEYATSTQTKLRLQVMMTDLQESQHPTGIKFSLESSLGAVPIATSQSFVSGMSPFTLYPGSNITLTNVDLRPLFELQNLAGLNASQYAQTLPEGIYQFCFQAYDYYTKHNLSAKTCAQAYLTQYEPPLLNLPQNAEKVQVEGDIVGSKGIVFQWMPRQVAPNTHYIFILKELWDAGRSPVAGFLSSPILWKEKTYATSLYYGPEKTRLIPGKRYAWQVQAVSGNPVVGANPTEDNGVYKNNGLSEIFYFDYVEDCKVPTFLMAKNAGRGRVELSWTMPGQPKGLYSIQYRKRDNHSDWQTEESYQTRYILTGLENQTEYEYRIGTVCGWVAPTGNYNNDPNGGNAYAYSAIQYFTTDSEDEENINYQCGVMPDIDLTNRTPLQTVLGTNEVFMAGDFPVTVISSQGSNGIYSGEGYIEVPYLGDTKIKVVFNNIKLNTDKQLIEGVVETTYDVNESAVSYASAGLGELFGDENDNNDEGNEDYNQDNNGQDNSDNGQDNDNESDEESNDESNDENSGIDNTDDSDESSDEGNSDTDNENNEDSEGNEDSENNEDEEDVGIDDNAGDNDFIENDKKLFILNSNNRYYDNDRIKLFFKRNDESEFFLKGIEDSTKVIFNNNINNSIEKSVSQNGQKLKLKFKKSIGKELSFFLQPYLKNDKSKKLQVNLIIKKKNYSLEKFKTIDAYNDKRVAKNNETLYFINNPNFRTDKRKAYSYINSNININYIPSKEIQWSVNGEIDYTQMGDKRFKYNYREDNNYVIKLESPKYKFKNYIKFEDENRRSWSFVPPAMAAVIKMASEKVDKGFKEMDKYAKISKYVRVQINPIKIMGEKYNEEDKNSRLFKQVEEGSASGGIKITSRDALITHPLLQGLSRSGIADIGFYANISASVDLKGGVRRYKFIESDSYINNQPFLSLGPSGCLEAGLKAELLIAKDLVDFEVRGYTQSCLAGNVRYNFNSKVLKGEIYIPPITLNGRILIRSKGQLNFELVDFNSNISITPKVKIYELEHQF; encoded by the coding sequence ATGCAGAAACGATATCATTATATAAAACAAGTGGGAAACTACGCTAGAATACCTAAAAAAATTATTCCAATTATTTTTAGTTTTTTGTTAGCCTTTCAACCATTTGTACTGAAGGCTCAACAATACCCTGTAAAGATGGTACCAGTCTTGTTGCCACCCTATAGTTTAAAGCTGAGTGAATATGCTACAAGTACGCAGACAAAGTTGCGCTTACAAGTCATGATGACAGACTTGCAGGAGTCACAACACCCCACGGGCATAAAGTTTAGCTTAGAAAGTTCGTTAGGCGCAGTTCCTATAGCCACTAGCCAAAGTTTTGTATCTGGGATGTCTCCTTTTACGCTGTATCCAGGCAGTAATATAACGCTGACCAATGTTGATTTAAGACCTCTGTTTGAGTTGCAGAATTTAGCAGGCTTAAATGCTTCACAATATGCACAAACTTTACCAGAAGGAATTTATCAATTTTGCTTTCAGGCATACGATTATTATACCAAGCACAATCTTTCCGCAAAGACTTGTGCACAGGCCTATTTAACACAATATGAGCCTCCTCTACTCAATCTCCCTCAGAATGCAGAAAAAGTACAAGTTGAGGGCGATATCGTAGGCAGCAAAGGAATCGTATTTCAATGGATGCCAAGGCAAGTCGCCCCCAATACCCATTATATATTCATTTTAAAAGAACTATGGGATGCAGGACGCAGTCCTGTAGCTGGATTTTTATCTTCTCCTATATTATGGAAAGAAAAAACTTATGCAACAAGTTTATATTATGGTCCCGAGAAAACGCGTTTAATTCCAGGGAAACGCTATGCTTGGCAGGTGCAAGCAGTAAGCGGTAATCCAGTAGTTGGCGCAAATCCTACCGAAGATAATGGAGTGTATAAAAACAATGGGCTCTCCGAGATATTTTATTTTGATTATGTAGAAGATTGTAAGGTGCCTACATTTTTAATGGCAAAAAATGCAGGTAGAGGACGCGTGGAGCTTAGTTGGACAATGCCTGGACAACCCAAAGGATTATATAGCATACAGTATCGAAAAAGAGATAACCATAGCGATTGGCAGACTGAAGAAAGTTACCAAACTCGATACATACTCACAGGCTTAGAAAATCAGACTGAATATGAATACAGAATAGGAACAGTTTGCGGGTGGGTAGCACCCACAGGCAATTATAATAATGACCCCAACGGAGGAAATGCGTATGCGTATAGTGCGATACAATATTTTACGACGGATAGTGAGGACGAAGAAAATATCAATTACCAATGTGGGGTAATGCCGGATATAGACCTCACGAACAGGACACCATTGCAAACTGTGTTAGGGACGAATGAGGTGTTTATGGCAGGAGATTTTCCTGTAACGGTGATTTCATCACAAGGGAGCAATGGGATATACAGTGGCGAGGGGTATATAGAAGTTCCTTATTTGGGTGATACGAAAATTAAGGTAGTTTTTAATAATATTAAACTCAACACCGACAAACAATTGATTGAGGGGGTAGTAGAGACTACTTATGATGTCAATGAAAGTGCCGTGTCCTATGCTTCAGCAGGATTGGGAGAACTTTTTGGGGATGAAAATGACAATAATGATGAGGGCAATGAAGATTATAACCAAGATAATAATGGTCAAGATAATAGTGATAATGGTCAGGATAATGATAATGAGTCAGACGAAGAAAGCAATGATGAATCAAACGATGAAAATTCAGGTATAGATAATACAGATGATTCAGACGAGTCAAGTGATGAAGGTAATAGCGATACAGATAACGAAAATAATGAAGATAGTGAGGGTAATGAGGATAGTGAAAATAATGAAGATGAAGAAGATGTAGGAATAGATGATAATGCAGGAGATAATGATTTCATTGAGAATGACAAGAAATTATTTATACTAAATAGCAATAACAGGTATTATGATAATGATAGAATTAAATTATTCTTTAAAAGAAATGACGAATCAGAGTTTTTCTTAAAGGGTATAGAGGATTCAACTAAAGTAATTTTCAATAACAATATAAATAATAGCATAGAAAAATCGGTATCACAAAATGGACAAAAATTAAAATTAAAATTTAAAAAGTCTATTGGTAAAGAGCTTTCTTTCTTTTTACAGCCTTATTTAAAAAATGACAAATCAAAAAAGTTACAAGTAAATTTAATTATCAAAAAGAAAAATTATTCCTTAGAAAAATTTAAGACGATTGATGCATATAATGATAAAAGAGTAGCTAAAAATAATGAAACTTTATACTTTATAAATAATCCTAATTTTAGGACTGACAAAAGAAAAGCATATAGTTATATTAATTCGAATATTAATATAAACTATATTCCATCAAAGGAAATACAGTGGTCAGTAAATGGTGAGATAGATTATACACAAATGGGAGATAAACGTTTCAAATATAATTATCGTGAAGATAATAATTATGTTATTAAACTTGAGTCACCAAAATATAAGTTTAAAAATTATATAAAATTTGAAGATGAAAATAGAAGAAGTTGGTCTTTCGTTCCACCAGCAATGGCAGCTGTAATTAAAATGGCTTCAGAAAAAGTTGACAAAGGATTTAAAGAAATGGATAAATATGCAAAGATTAGCAAATATGTTAGAGTTCAAATAAATCCTATTAAGATAATGGGAGAGAAATATAATGAAGAAGACAAAAATTCAAGACTCTTTAAACAAGTGGAAGAAGGAAGTGCGTCAGGGGGTATAAAAATAACTTCTAGAGATGCTTTGATTACACACCCTTTATTACAAGGTCTCTCTAGATCTGGTATTGCAGATATTGGGTTCTATGCAAATATTTCAGCTTCTGTAGATTTAAAAGGAGGAGTAAGAAGATATAAGTTTATTGAAAGTGATTCGTATATTAATAATCAACCATTTCTTTCTTTGGGACCTAGTGGATGTTTGGAAGCTGGTTTAAAAGCTGAATTATTAATAGCTAAAGATTTGGTAGATTTTGAGGTAAGAGGATATACTCAAAGTTGTTTAGCTGGTAACGTTAGATATAATTTTAATAGCAAGGTTCTTAAAGGTGAAATTTATATTCCTCCAATTACTCTAAACGGAAGAATTTTAATTAGATCAAAAGGACAATTAAATTTTGAATTAGTTGATTTTAATAGTAATATTTCAATAACTCCAAAGGTTAAAATTTATGAGTTGGAACACCAATTTTAA
- a CDS encoding DUF6402 family protein produces MKKHLSQIDIDTNIKLSNELNEDYLNFSRYSIPIGVFDDINTPYVASFGTFSIKYLLEGNYNRGKQEISITNIWEKVDDNFDFVDDKKWNIILSQPLGVWNKSIFKYYEKVGAYKNIDPFDDRLNISNSVFNSFRKKTKIGKDFCIKGIRSIKGKNMFIKTIKINENEVIYK; encoded by the coding sequence TTGAAAAAACATCTATCTCAAATAGATATTGATACAAATATTAAACTATCTAATGAATTAAACGAAGATTATTTAAATTTTTCAAGATATAGTATACCAATAGGAGTGTTTGATGACATTAATACTCCTTATGTTGCTTCGTTTGGAACTTTTTCTATTAAATATCTATTAGAAGGAAATTATAATAGAGGAAAACAGGAAATCTCTATAACAAATATTTGGGAGAAAGTTGATGATAATTTTGATTTTGTTGATGATAAAAAGTGGAATATTATTCTTAGCCAACCATTAGGGGTTTGGAATAAATCAATTTTTAAGTATTATGAAAAGGTCGGTGCTTATAAAAATATTGATCCCTTTGATGATCGATTGAATATTAGTAATAGTGTTTTTAATTCATTCAGAAAAAAAACAAAAATAGGAAAAGACTTTTGTATTAAAGGAATAAGAAGTATCAAAGGAAAAAATATGTTTATCAAAACAATAAAAATTAACGAGAATGAAGTTATCTATAAATAA